One Aegilops tauschii subsp. strangulata cultivar AL8/78 chromosome 7, Aet v6.0, whole genome shotgun sequence genomic window carries:
- the LOC109767764 gene encoding cytochrome P450 89A2-like has product MQDVILLLLSMAVHVVVSSLLRRAPPFKEMQTRLAAAKWALVRDFSAALRQDVVVTDRVTAHHLLVRGGAGGAFCNRPPTSAASSVLSRQRHHNIGSAPYGPLWRGIRRNLVSEVFHPSRLRVYAPARRRALCGLVADLREQCTSSNDGLVLAAESIHAALFGLSAAMCFGDGVDPGRVRAMADGMEDLIRSLVGLRVFAALPALTELIYRQRWNKLVTLRRQQEEMYLPLIDARRGLLRRPSGEAPTYVDTLIDLLVGDDNSASGAKAPKQRLADGEFVGLCSEFLGAGTEPAAAALQWIMANLVKHLDVQEAVRSEIDAVVGADAEEVSEEDLGKLEYLNAVLMEALRLHPTVPSVARQVMPDDHVFLDGRRVVAGTTVQFPLERLARDETAWAEPDKFMPERFLAGGGGSGVSLVAAAGSAGEIKMMPFGAGRRMCPGMGVAMLHLGYFVANLVREFEWTEAEGDLAVHLEPQVGFLNVMKRPLRARLALRNKAG; this is encoded by the exons ATGCAAGACGTTATCCTCCTCTTGCTTTCCATGGCGGTCCACGTCGTCGTCAGCAGCCTGCTCCGGCGTGCACCGCCGTTCAAGGAAATGCAaacccgcctcgccgccgccaagTGGGCTCTGGTACGGGACTTCTCCGCTGCGTTGCGGCAGGACGTCGTCGTCACAGACCGTGTGACCGCGCACCACCTCCTCGTCCGCGGTGGCGCCGGGGGCGCGTTCTGCAACCGCCCGCCGACGAGCGCGGCCAGCTCCGTCCTCTCGCGGCAGCGTCACCACAACATAGGCTCGGCGCCCTACGGCCCGCTGTGGCGCGGCATCCGCCGCAACCTCGTCTCGGAGGTCTTCCACCCGTCGCGCCTCCGCGTCTAcgcccccgcccgccgccgggcgCTCTGCGGCCTCGTCGCGGACCTCCGGGAACAGTGCACGTCGTCTAACGATGGGTTAGTCCTCGCGGCCGAGAGCATCCACGCTGCTTTGTTCGGCCTGAGCGCCGCCATGTGCTTTGGCGACGGCGTCGACCCGGGCCGGGTGCGCGCCATGGCCGACGGCATGGAGGACCTCATCAGGTCCCTCGTTGGGCTGCGTGTCTTTGCCGCACTGCCGGCGCTGACCGAGCTAATCTACCGCCAACGGTGGAACAAGCTGGTCACACTCAGGCGGCAGCAGGAGGAGATGTACCTCCCGCTCATCGATGCCCGGCGCGGCCTACTGCGCCGCCCATCCGGCGAAGCTCCAACGTATGTCGACACGCTCATAGACCTCCTCGTCGGAGACGACAACTCCGCCTCCGGTGCAAAGGCTCCCAAGCAAAGGCTAGCAGACGGCGAGTTCGTGGGGCTCTGCTCGGAGTTTCTTGGCGCCGGCAcggagccggcggcggcggcgctgcagtGGATCATGGCGAACTTGGTGAAGCATCTGGACGTGCAGGAGGCCGTCCGGAGCGAGATCGACGCCGTCGTCGGAGCGGACGCGGAGGAGGTCAGCGAGGAGGACCTTGGGAAGCTGGAGTACCTCAACGCTGTCCTCATGGAGGCGCTGCGCCTGCACCCCACGGTGCCGTCGGTGGCCAGGCAG GTGATGCCCGACGACCACGTTTTTCTCGATGGTCGTCGCGTCGTGGCGGGGACGACGGTGCAGTTCCCCCTGGAGCGCCTGGCGCGGGACGAGACGGCGTGGGCCGAGCCGGACAAGTTTATGCCGGAGAGGTTCCTTGCCGGCGGCGGGGGCAGCGGCGTGAGCCTCGTGGCGGCGGCAGGAAGCGCCggagagatcaagatgatgccgTTCGGGGCCGGCAGGAGGATGTGCCCTGGCATGGGTGTCGCGATGCTCCACCTTGGCTACTTCGTGGCCAACCTCGTGAGGGAGTTCGAGTGGACGGAGGCGGAAGGCGACCTGGCTGTCCACCTCGAGCCGCAGGTCGGGTTCTTAAACGTCATGAAACGGCCACTCCGTGCTCGGCTCGCGCTGCGGAATAAGGCGGGTTGA